A stretch of Natronincola ferrireducens DNA encodes these proteins:
- a CDS encoding RidA family protein — protein MKKAIFTQEAPVAIGPYSQAIEVNGMIYTSGQLPINPTTGEMSKDVEEQTEQSLKNVFAILKEAGIDSSKVIKTTVFIKDMNDFPRINKVYERFFTESYPARSCVEVARLPKDALVEIEVVAVK, from the coding sequence ATGAAAAAGGCAATTTTTACACAGGAGGCACCGGTTGCTATAGGGCCATATTCACAAGCTATAGAGGTTAATGGCATGATATATACCTCAGGACAGTTGCCCATTAATCCTACTACAGGAGAGATGTCAAAGGACGTTGAGGAGCAGACAGAGCAATCCCTTAAGAATGTTTTTGCTATATTGAAAGAAGCAGGGATAGACTCTTCAAAGGTTATTAAAACCACTGTTTTTATAAAGGATATGAATGATTTTCCACGAATAAATAAAGTATATGAACGGTTCTTTACAGAAAGCTATCCAGCTAGATCCTGTGTGGAGGTAGCAAGATTACCTAAGGATGCCCTAGTTGAAATTGAGGTTGTTGCAGTTAAATAA
- a CDS encoding GntR family transcriptional regulator produces the protein MNKMMPKYYIIKQDITTMINKGELQPNCIVPSETELMKKYSVSRITARRALDELSMEGYLYKIQGKGTFVKEEIKKQTLSSVQSYTEEILRQGMIPSRKVFSSEIQLASEKIASALEINHKESVFFLERVYYADNLPLCYTKATLPYRFFKDIDKIDFSQCSLYDVIENKYDIKIVKSFLNIKAVAAFDKVAERLETSKGTPVLLFSASTNGIVDEVERPIEVFSTYYLTDHFSYILEQSRI, from the coding sequence ATGAATAAAATGATGCCAAAGTATTACATTATTAAACAAGATATCACTACTATGATTAACAAAGGGGAATTACAACCTAATTGTATTGTTCCAAGTGAAACAGAACTAATGAAAAAATATTCTGTTAGTCGTATTACTGCTAGGCGAGCCCTTGACGAATTATCCATGGAGGGATATTTATATAAAATACAGGGTAAGGGAACTTTTGTAAAAGAAGAAATAAAGAAACAAACATTATCTAGTGTTCAGAGCTATACTGAAGAGATATTACGTCAAGGAATGATTCCGTCTCGTAAAGTATTTAGTTCTGAGATTCAACTGGCATCGGAAAAAATAGCTTCTGCCTTAGAGATTAATCATAAGGAAAGTGTTTTTTTTCTAGAGCGGGTTTACTATGCAGATAATCTTCCACTATGTTATACAAAAGCAACTCTTCCTTATCGTTTTTTTAAGGATATCGACAAAATAGATTTTAGTCAGTGCTCACTCTATGATGTTATAGAAAACAAATATGATATAAAAATAGTAAAATCTTTTCTTAACATCAAAGCTGTTGCTGCCTTTGATAAGGTGGCAGAAAGACTTGAAACATCAAAAGGAACTCCCGTCCTCTTGTTCAGTGCATCTACTAATGGAATTGTAGATGAGGTAGAAAGGCCTATAGAAGTATTTTCCACATATTATCTAACAGATCATTTTAGTTATATATTAGAACAATCCCGTATATAA
- a CDS encoding N-acyl-D-amino-acid deacylase family protein: MKKLIKNGLVIDGSGNKGYKADVLINGDRIEKIGENIKDNDVKVIDAEGLVVAPGFIDTHSHSDLQVLIEPEVMPKVMQGVTTEMLGQDGISMAPLPVEYISPWRKNLAGLDGDSDEIDWTYKDTAGYLSMIEKVGPGLNECYLVPHGNIRMEAMGLDNRQPTEEELNKMAEITRREMEAGAFGLSTGLIYMPCAYSESKEIIEMCKVVAEYDGVFVIHQRSEADTILDSMEEVIKIGRESGVRIHYSHFKVCGKKNWDKIEKVIELLEKAEDEGISVSFDQYPYVAGSTMLGVILPPWVHDGGTDKLIERLKDSELRKKMVYDIENGIPGWDNFVEFAGLDQIFVTSVKNKKNEDTVGLNLIELGKLRGKDPYNATFDLLLEEENAVGMVDFYGTEEHVQTFMKLPQMNVCSDGLLGSGKPHPRVYGAFPRVLGKYVREDKALTLEEAIYKMTKKPADTFNIKDRGEIKEGLLADICIFDQDTIIDKGTYTEPTQYPEGIAYVIINGELVIDDGNHTGNRPGRVIRRG, from the coding sequence ATGAAAAAATTAATTAAAAATGGTTTGGTTATTGATGGAAGCGGAAATAAAGGATATAAAGCAGATGTGTTAATAAATGGTGATAGAATTGAAAAAATTGGAGAGAATATTAAAGATAACGATGTTAAGGTTATTGATGCCGAAGGTCTTGTGGTGGCTCCTGGCTTTATTGATACCCACAGCCACAGTGATCTTCAGGTTCTTATAGAGCCTGAGGTTATGCCTAAGGTAATGCAGGGGGTTACTACAGAGATGCTTGGTCAAGATGGTATTTCCATGGCGCCACTGCCTGTAGAATATATAAGTCCTTGGAGAAAAAATCTGGCAGGTCTTGATGGAGATAGCGATGAAATAGATTGGACCTACAAGGATACGGCGGGCTATCTTTCTATGATTGAAAAGGTAGGACCAGGGCTTAACGAGTGTTATCTGGTACCTCACGGTAATATTCGTATGGAAGCTATGGGATTGGATAATAGACAACCTACAGAGGAAGAACTGAATAAGATGGCAGAAATTACAAGAAGGGAAATGGAGGCCGGTGCCTTTGGACTTTCCACTGGACTTATATACATGCCCTGTGCTTATTCTGAATCAAAAGAGATAATTGAAATGTGTAAGGTTGTAGCTGAATATGACGGAGTATTTGTAATCCATCAGCGCAGCGAGGCAGATACAATATTAGATTCCATGGAAGAAGTAATAAAAATAGGAAGAGAATCTGGCGTTAGAATTCATTATTCTCACTTTAAGGTTTGTGGAAAGAAAAATTGGGACAAGATTGAAAAGGTTATCGAGCTTTTGGAAAAAGCAGAGGATGAAGGCATCAGCGTTTCCTTTGACCAATATCCATATGTAGCAGGAAGCACGATGCTTGGTGTTATCCTTCCACCTTGGGTTCATGACGGAGGAACAGACAAGTTAATAGAACGTCTTAAGGATTCAGAGCTCAGAAAAAAGATGGTATATGATATAGAAAATGGAATACCTGGATGGGATAACTTCGTTGAGTTTGCAGGTCTTGACCAAATATTTGTTACCAGCGTAAAGAACAAGAAAAATGAGGATACAGTGGGATTGAACCTTATAGAATTAGGAAAACTTAGAGGAAAAGACCCCTATAATGCCACCTTTGATCTTCTATTAGAGGAAGAAAATGCCGTAGGAATGGTGGACTTCTACGGTACAGAAGAGCATGTACAGACCTTCATGAAACTTCCACAAATGAATGTATGTTCAGATGGTCTCTTAGGCAGTGGTAAACCTCATCCTAGGGTATATGGTGCCTTCCCAAGAGTACTTGGAAAATATGTTAGAGAGGATAAGGCATTAACGCTTGAGGAAGCGATCTATAAGATGACTAAAAAGCCTGCTGATACCTTTAATATAAAGGATAGAGGAGAAATCAAGGAGGGTTTACTGGCAGATATCTGTATCTTTGATCAGGATACAATAATAGACAAAGGAACCTATACTGAGCCTACTCAATATCCTGAAGGCATTGCCTATGTAATTATAAACGGAGAGTTGGTTATCGACGACGGCAACCATACCGGAAACCGCCCAGGAAGAGTTATTAGAAGAGGGTAA